Within the Rhodoferax koreense genome, the region GTGGTCGCTTCCCTTACTGGGTTGTGATCGAACTCAGCGCTCGTAGATCGGTCAGATCAATGCGGCCATAGCTGATTTCGATGACGTGTTTTCTCGCGCAGCTGCTGGAGAACCCGATTCACCGATTGTCGCGAAGCGCCAACCATCGCCGCCAGGTCTGACTGCGACATCTGTATTTGCGACTCATCCGAATCGTCTTGCTCTGCGGTGCGCAGTTGCATGGTTCTGGAAAGCAAGAGCTGCCTCGCCACCCGTACCGGAAGGCTGTCCAAACTGGCGCCTTCGTAGTTTTGCGCCATCGCCCGCAACTGTGCAGCCATCAGGCGCGAAATAGCCCGGTCGAATACCCGATAGCGGTCGCAGAGCCATCGGAAATCCATCTTCGACAGCACGTCCACCTCGACAGCATTACTGGCTTCTGTCGAC harbors:
- a CDS encoding cyclic nucleotide-binding domain-containing protein, whose amino-acid sequence is MPLANRCMCRMPPATRCSVISGTVKISVLRGDGRHITYRLFESGDCFGQTSLVDGEPRPQSTEASNAVEVDVLSKMDFRWLCDRYRVFDRAISRLMAAQLRAMAQNYEGASLDSLPVRVARQLLLSRTMQLRTAEQDDSDESQIQMSQSDLAAMVGASRQSVNRVLQQLREKTRHRNQLWPH